In Rhodamnia argentea isolate NSW1041297 chromosome 5, ASM2092103v1, whole genome shotgun sequence, the DNA window aaaaattccgaaTTTTCCTTCGCCCAATTCTCCCAAGCGTAGCGATAATTAGTATTCCAAACAGAGCATGTAACAAGAACATGCGGAACGGAAATTGTATCGTACTAAGTGTGAACCGTGCGATTTCCTTAAATTAGCTTCACAGCATCATTACGTAGCCGAGGAAAAGATGAGattttatataatttattttatagatTTGTAGAAGTATCATACTTCATGAAGGCCTTAGATTGATATTGGACAAAAACAACCACAATGTTAAGTTCCATGAGCACATAAAATAAAACACACAAATGGTTTTCCAGAGTAAGAAagcaaaattcgaaaaatgtttgttcaaaaaagtgaaaacacaAACAtaaggaaaatacaaaaatgataaAGTTTAGTAGTTTACCTAACTTGTATTTGCAAGTTTGAAATACGTATTGATGCTTTTTTAATAGGAATATGAAGGGAGTCGTTCCGTTGAATATCCTCGGAGTAATTTAAGAAATCCCGATATATGGTAgcaattatttataaaaaattattctatATCTCAAACTATGGAACTATTTATTAAGGGTAATTTTTCTAACGGAATACATcgaattactcgaacaaaatcaataaaattttagTTAGCACTAATATTATTTCAACAAGAAGTATACTTAGAGTGGGATTTGAATGCCATAAGTGAGACAGATGTCAACGAATAGGCTATATTTGATTCTAagcaaaattattattttttctttaattaagtGAGGTAGATGTAAAGAAAAAGGTTGTATTTGAAGATATAAGTGACATCATCTACGTATCATTCGAAGATACCTTCGTTGACCCAGTCCAGGTTTGAACGGAGgtatttgaattatttatccaaaaaaacataaaaattttatcagtaaaattgaaaataatgaaTTCTGTTGGTCACCAGGGGTTGCCCCAGTGACCATACTTTCCACTTGGAAATGGGGAGGAGGTGAGTTGATTCCCCACTTTTTGAGAGGGTGGGGATGAAGATGTGTGAGTGAGAGAGCAAGATTTCGCAATCTATACAGCGTATAATGTTCGCtggcttgtaaaatagaataagagattttcagaagaaaaaaaaaactataggataggaTAGGTgagaccagaaaaaaaaaaggaaaaaaaaactatatctTTCATCCATATTTGCAACATATCAAGTTAATGGAATTCCTTTATTcactagaaatttttttttggatgcccTAACTTTAAGGCTATGTATGGTAAtgtttttgtttctgaaaacatatttggaacagaaatatttttttatgtttctattCTCGGCTACGATTTTTGAGAACGGAAACGTGTTTggcaagttaaaaaaaaatacttttttcaccaaaagcaaGGATCTGCAATCGACGGCCGGCGGCGGGAAATGGCAGGCTGCGGCCGACAACCTAGGACGGGAGGCGGcggccgcttcaactcctcgccgacgatggtgggtggtggtggcttgcacaagctcgccctcgagttatttctaaaaagtgtttcaaaatccaaaaacaaagtttttttgtttcttatttttgcttcaaaagtgtttttttttctcttttggaacaattttttaccatacgcatttCTATTTTGAAAGTGTTCtggaaatatttttggaatagaaacattttttcTGGAATGTTACCGTATAAACCCTAAATCACCCCACAatttattaatataattaatgaaCTCTCAATCAAGAGGacgggagagagggagagaaagaggcCAAATCCCAAGAAAACCGCAAGAGAATCGTTGCGCTCCAACTATTCATCGTCCACGTTCAATCTGACCCACCAACTTCTCGCGCTCGCTCTCACTCTCGCTCATGCATTCACGAGTGCAAACGCGGCGACGTGACTCTCACGATCTTGCATTCCATTTCATTGCACTCCAAAACACGTTCAAATCTAACCAAACgccccccctctccctctccctctctcgtggATTCATTGCTGTCCTAGTGCCCCTCGTGCAAGATACCCTCTTCACCAACTGGACGCCATCAACGAGCCTTGAGATCTCTCCACCATCTTCTTCGACTTCATCGCCATCGCGGGGTCGTGGTAACTACTCTCGGCGATCTCTCGCCAGTTCCTTTAAGTTTCTTCTTCAGTCGAGTGCATCTTGGATAGAGGAATGGAGGGTACAGTCTCCATgcatccttcttcttttctcttttgaagaTCAACTGTTTGATCGCCTCTCCTAACCGTAGGCTTTGTTAAGTTAGGAGTGTGTTCTGATAATGGCTTTTTGGATGACCCAATTGGCTCCTTGAGCTAATATATTCGAAGATCGGCGCTTGATGTATGCGCGAATCTTGGATTCGTGACCGCGGACTAAGAGTGCTTTCGTTTTGCATCGTGGGGAATGCAAATCAGATTGCTTCGATTGTTGGCATTGAATCGGGTCACTTCATTAGGCAATTGATGTTCTTGATGTCAGATTGAAGGAAGCCCTTGATAGATTTGGGGTGGAAAAAGTCATCTCGGTGTTCCTTGGAATCTGGAATGAATAGAGAGATTATGGCTAGAAGCAGGGGAGACAAAGAAGATGCTGAAAAGCACACGGGATTGCTAAAACTCGCGCAGATCCTATCGTCTCTGGTCATTTTCGTCGCCGGTATTATAATCGGCCTCACGACGAGCTCGCACATGAATAACTATTTCGCTTCTCAGACAGAACTGTTTTTCTCTACTAACCATGTCTCAGCCTCGATGAACAGTCCCGAGAAGAATTGTACCCTGTGTGAGAAGGTGGATTGTCTAAGCATGGGCACTTTCTTGTTTCCTAGGAACTCGACTCATGGCATGTCAGACGTCGAGCTCTTGTGGAGAGCATCAATGGTCCCAAGAAAGCGGGACTACCCTTTCACTAGAGTGCCTAAGGTGGCTTTCATGTTTCTGACAAGAGGGCCGTTGCCGATGCTGCCATTGTGGGAGAAATTCTTCAATGGCCATGAGAGCCATCTTTATACAATCTATGTGCATGCACTTCCCGGGTACGAGCTCAATGTGTCGAGCACTTCTCCATTCTATGGACGGCAGATCCCGAGTCAGGTAAGTGCAGAACagattttcaactttttatggTCTTGTATTGATCTCAAATTTTGATTGATGATTCTATACATGCAAAGATAAACATGACCACATGAGGTATTTTGTGGTTTCTAGCGATGgtcttaagtaatttttttgctGACTTCTTTATCATTAATCCTTTTCCAGAAGGTTGCGTGGGGAACAGTACAACTCGTTGATGCCGAGAGGCGACTTCTAGCAAATGCCCTGCTTGACTTCTATAATGAGCGATTTGTTCTGCTTTCGGAGAGCTGCATTCCGGTCTACAACTTCCCCACGGTGTACAAGTATCTCACTGGTTCAGACCACAGCTTCGTGGAGTCGTATGACGATCCATCTCGTTATGGACGTGGTCGTTACAGCCGCAGTATGCTTCCTTACATTAGGCTCCACCAGTGGAGAAAAGGGTCTCAGTGGTTCGAGATGACTCGCAACTTGGCAACTTATATAGTGTCCGACACCAAGTACT includes these proteins:
- the LOC115725866 gene encoding glycosyltransferase BC10 translates to MNREIMARSRGDKEDAEKHTGLLKLAQILSSLVIFVAGIIIGLTTSSHMNNYFASQTELFFSTNHVSASMNSPEKNCTLCEKVDCLSMGTFLFPRNSTHGMSDVELLWRASMVPRKRDYPFTRVPKVAFMFLTRGPLPMLPLWEKFFNGHESHLYTIYVHALPGYELNVSSTSPFYGRQIPSQKVAWGTVQLVDAERRLLANALLDFYNERFVLLSESCIPVYNFPTVYKYLTGSDHSFVESYDDPSRYGRGRYSRSMLPYIRLHQWRKGSQWFEMTRNLATYIVSDTKYYSLFKKYCKPACYPDEHYIPTYLNMFHGSKNSNRSVTWVDWSLGGPHPATFRESNITEDFIRSIRNNATHCSYNSGKTSLCYLFARKFDQSALAPLLNISSAVMEF